The nucleotide sequence TTGTCGCTTTTCGGGGGAGCGGTGACCAGGCGGCCGCCCAGGCCCACGGCCAGATCGGAGGCGCGCACGGCGAACATGATGGGATCGTGAGGCACGATGCCGAGCACGTCCACGCCCCGGCGCTTGAGGAAGGGCACGATCAGGGTCTCGGCCTCTTCGCGGAAGTGTTCGGGCACGTCATTTAAGATGACGCCGACGAGGTCGTCGCCCAGGGCTTCCTTGGCGGCGGCAAGATAGTCGTAGTTGTATTCCTGGAGGTAGCGGTCGACCAGGATGACCTTGGTGCCCAGGGCCTGGGACACGGACACGCCGTCCACGCCGCAGTACTTGCCGGAGTAGAGGAAGCTGCCCGAGCCGCCGACCAGCATGAGGTCCTTTTCGGCGGACAGCTTCTTGTAGCTGTCCACGATGCCCGGCAGCAGGTTGGCGCAGTCTTCCAGGAAGGCGCGCATCCGGAAGTCGCGGGTGATGACCACCGGGGTCACCAGGGAGGGATTCTCGGACAGGCCCAGGGCCTGCTGCATGAAATAGGCGTCTTCATCGCCGATCTGGTTGCCGATCTTATGGGGAACCGCGCCGATGGGCTTCATGTAGCCCACGCGCTGGCCTTCGCGCTGGAAGTGCTGCCCCAGGGCCAGGGTGACGAGGTTTTTGCCCGAGTATCCCTGGGTAGACCCGATGTAGAGACCGATCATAGGTATGTTCCTCCTGGGTTCGTTTTAGGCGGAAAGGGTGATGCGCACGTCGGCCACCACGGCCTTCTCGGCATTGACCAGCACCGGATTGAATTCGGCTTCGACGATTTCCGGGAAATCCAGGGCCAGCTCGGACATGGTGATGAGGATGTCCTCGATGGCCTGGAAGTTGACGGGCTGTTCGCCGCGCACGCCCTTAAGGAGCATGTAGGACTTGATCTCCCGGATGATGCCCTTGGCGTCGTCGCGGCCCAAGGGAGCCAGGCGGAAGGCGATGTCCTTGAGGATTTCCACGTAGATGCCGCCCAGGCCGAACATCAAAAGCGGCCCGAACTGGTCGTCGCGCTTGAACCCGATGATGATTTCCTTGCAGCCCTTGGGGGCCATCTCCTGGACCAGACAGCCGGCGATGTAGGCTTCGGGCCGCATGCGCTGGGCCCGGGCCGTGATGTCAAAGAAGGCGTTGCGCACGGCTTCGGCATCGGCCAGGTTCACCTTGACCCCGCCCACGTCTGACTTGTGCGAGATCTGGGGCGAGGCGATCTTGAGGACCACGGGGTAACCGATCTTGTCGGCGGCGGCAACGGCTTCGTCCGAGGAGCGGGCCAGTCCGGTGTTGGGGGTGGGCAGGTTGTAGGCGCGAAGCACTTCCTGGGCCTGGAATTCCACCACTTCGGTGGCGCCCTTGGACCGGGCCTCGTTGATGACCAGCCGCGCTTTTTGGCGGTTGCGCCGGACTTCGGGGTACTCCTGGGCCGGGGTCTGCCGCCACAGGTAGTAGTTGTACATGGTCTCGATGCTCTTGATCAGCGGCTCGGGGTAGATGGAGCAGGGGATGCCGGCGTCGGTGAGCATCTTCTGGCCGGGGCGGGTGCGCTGGCCGCCCATGTAGTTGACGAAGATGGGTTTCTTGGTCTTCTTCGAAACCTCGATGATGGCTTCGGCCGTCTCGATGATCTCGGCCGAGGCCGTGGGGGTCAAGAGCACCAGGATGGAGTGGACCTGGGGATCGTCGATGACCACTTCCAGGGTCTTGCGGTAGCGCTCGGCCGGGGCGTCGCCGATGAGGTCGACGGGGTTGTAGAGCGACGCGTAGGGCGGCAGGAATTCCTTCATGCGTTCGATGGTGGAATTTGACAGCCGGGCCATGTTGAGGCTGGACTTTTCCGTGGCGTCGGCGGCCAGGATGCCGGGGCCGCCGGAGTTGGTGACGATGCACAGGCCCGGCCCCTCGGGCAGGGGCTGGGTGGAGAAGGCCTGGGCCAGGTCGAACAGCGTGGCCATGTCATTGGCCCGGATGACGCCGGTCTTGCGGAAGGCGGCGGTGTAGGCCTGGTCCGAACCGGCGATGGCGCCGGTGTGGGAGGAGGCGGCCTTGGCGCCGGCGGTGGTGGTACCGGACTTGATCATGATGACCGGCTTTTCCTGGGTGACCTTGGCGGCCTGCTCAATGAAGTCCGCGCCGTGCTCGACGTTCTCGATGTACCCGAGAATGACCGAGGTGTTGGGGTCGGTGCGCAGGTACTCCAGCATGTTGCCTTCGTTGATGACGGCTTTGTTGCCAAGGGACACGAACTTGGAGAACCCGACGTTTTCGCCCAGCGCCCAGTCGAGAATGGCGGTGCACAGCGCCCCGGACTGGGAGAAAAACGCGATGGAGCCTTTTTCGGGGTAGCCGGCGGCGAACGAGGCGTTATTATTGTCGTGGGTGCTGATAAGCCCCAGGCAGTTGGGGCCGACCATGGCGATCTCATGCTCGGTGCATAGTTCGATCAGGCGCTGCTCCAGGGCATAGCCTTCCTTGCCCACTTCCTTGAAGCCTGCGGTGATGATGACGGCCGAGCGCACCTTGCGCTTGGCCAGGGCTTCCATGGAGGGCACGACGGCGGCCACGGGCACGACGATGACGGCCATGTCCAGGCCTTCGGGCAGGTCCTCGATCTTTTTGGTGACCGGCAGGCCGAGGATCTCGTCGGCCTTGGGGTTCACGGGGATCAGCGTGCCCTTGTACCCGGCCTCCAGCATGTTGGCCACGACCGTGTGGCCGACCTTGCCCGGGGCGGCGGAGGCCCCGATGACGGCTACGGTTTTGGGCGCGAACAGCGCGTGGATGTTGTCTTTCAAACTCATTCGGCTACCTCGCTCGCCAAGTTGGTTGTGTGCCGGATCAGCGGCCGGCCAGGGTCTCCGCGTAGATTTCCACCGGATGCCTGATGGCCAGCGTATCGCCGGCCTGTGACAACATGTCGCCTATCTGGAGCATGCAGGCCGGGCAGCTCGTGGCCGCCACCGTCGCGCCCGTGGCCACGATGTTGTCCCGCTTGCGCTTGCCGATACGTTTGGACAGGTCGTAATGCTGCAGCGTGAAGCTGCCGCCGGAACCGCAGCAGGAATCCGCGCCGTCCATTTCCTGGAGTTTGTAACGCGGATTGCAGCCGATCAGCGCCCGGGGTTCGGCGGAGACGCCCAGGGACTTTTTGAGGTGGCAGGGATCGTGGTAGGTCACGGTCACCGGCTCGCCGGAAACGGCGACGTCGGCCGGCGTAACGCCCACGTCCTGGATGAGGAAGGCGCTGATGTCCTTGACCTTGGCCGACAGTTCCTTGACCTGGTAGCGGGTCGTGGCCGGCAGATCCTCGGCCATCAGGGGCCAGATTTTCTTGATGGTGGAGGTGCAGGTGGCGCAGGGCGTCACCAGCACGTCGAAGTCGGATTCGGCGAAGACCTTCATGTTGAGGGCCACGAGCTTTTCGAAGGTCTCGCGGTCGCCCGAGGACAGGGCCGGGATGCCGCAGCAGGCCTGGGCATGGGGCATGAAGACGCCGACGCCGTGGTGGTCGCAGACCTTAAGGACCGCTTCGCCGATGCGCGGGAACATCTTGTCCACCACGCAGCCGTAGAAAAACGCGATCTTCAGGCCCGAGTGGCCGCGCGGGGTGTCGCGCTGCGTGGCGACGTCATGCAACGGCTTGTCGGCCAGGGGCGCGAAGTGGCGGCCGCCGATGAGGTCGGAGAAGACCCGGGCGCAGGACGAACCCAGCATGTCGTTGACCGGCTTGGTGAAAAGCCCCTGGAACTTGGAGGCCACGCCAAGCACGGTGTCGAAGAGCTTGGGGTTTTGCAAAAGGCCCCGGAAAATGGCTCGTTTGACCGGGGGGAGGCCGTAGTAGCCGGTCAAAAAGGCCCGGGCCTTGAGGAAGATGTCCAGGGCCTTGACGCCGCTTGGACAGTTGGCCTGGCAGGAGCCGCAGAGCAAGCAAGCGTCCAGGCGTTCCTTGACCCCGGCCGGGTCCTTGATGACCTCGTCGGCCAGGCATTCAAGCAGGGCGATCTTGCCCCGGGCCACATGTCCCTCCAGGCCAGTCTCGGCGTAGATGGGACACACGGCCTGGCACATGCCGCAGCGCATGCAGGCCACGAGCTGGTCATCGATCTGTTTGAGCAGCCCAACGAGCTGTCGCATCTCGCTCATGTTAGGCCCCCGTGATCTTGCCCGGATTGAGGATGTTCTTGGGATCCATGGCGGCCTTTAAGCGCTTGGCGTACATGATGGAACCCTGGCCCACTTCCTTGACCATGTACTTGGACTTGGCCATGCCGATGCCGTGCTCGCCGGACAGCGTGCCGCCCAGGGACAGGGCCACGTCGAAGATCTCGTCGATGGCCGCTTCCACCCGGGTGAATTCGGCGTGGTCGCGCTTGTCGGTGAGGATGGTGGGATGCAGGTTGCCGTCGCCGGCGTGGCCGAAGGTGCCGATGGTCAGCTTGTACTTCTCGGCGATCTTCTCCAGCGCCCCGACCATGGCCGGGATCTTGGAGCGCGGCACGGTGGCGTCCTCGAGCACCGTGGTCGGGCGCACCCGGGCCAGGGCCGACAGGGCGGCGCGGCGGGCTTCCCAGACCTTGTTGCGTTCGACGGCATCCTTGGCCACCTGGATGCGGGTGGCGCCGATGCGCTTGCAGATGGCCTCGACTTCGGCGGCTTCGTCCTCGACCTGGGCCGGATGGCCGTCCACTTCGATGAGCAGCAGGGCCTTGGCGTCGGTGGGCAGCCCGGCGTGGGCGAAGTCCTCGACGGTCTTGATGGTGAAGTCGTCCATGTACTCAAGGGTCGCCGGGACGATCTTGGCGGCGATGATGGCGGCCACGGTCTCCGAGGCTTTGCCCAGGTCGTCGAAGATGGCCATCATGGCCTTGCTGGCCTTGGGCGGCGGCACGAGCTTCAAGATGATCTCGTTGAAAACGCCCAGGGTGCCTTCGGAGCCGACCATGAGGCCGTGGAGGTTCATGCCGGTGACGCACTTGACGGTGCGCGACCCGGTTTTGACCAGCTCGCCGTCCACGTCATAGAAGCTCATGCCCATGACGTAGTCCTTGGTGACGCCGTACTTGAGGCCGCGCAGCCCGCCGGCGTTCTCGGCCACGTTGCCGCCCATGGTGGACACGGCCTGGCTGCCCGGATCGGGCGGGTAAAAAAGGCCCCGCTTGGCCACCTCGGCGGCGAACTTGGCCGTGACCACGCCGGTCTGGACCACGGCGTACATGTCGGCTTCGTTGATCTCGATGATCTTGTTGAGCGCACCGGTCAGCACCACCACCCCGCCTTCGGAGGGGATGGTGCCGCCGCTTAAATTCGTTCCCGAGCCGCGCACGGTCAGCGGCAGCCCGAGCTCATTGCAGGTTTTAACCACCCGTCCCAGAGCCTCGGGCGTCTCCGGACGCACGGCCAGGGCCGGGAGCTGGGGGGGAAGGACCGCCGCGTCGTAGGCGTAATTGTGGCGGTCCACCTCGCTGGCCAGGACGTTGCCCGTGCCGACGATTTCCTCGAACTTCTGGGACAGGTGGTTGCTCATCGTTTTTCTCGCTTGGCTACGTTATTTGCCGGAACGGCCTTCGTCGCACGGGTCACCGTTGCCGGGACGGGCGTGTTCGGCGGTGGAAGCGGCGGCGCAAAAGGCCGGGTCATCGCCATGGGCAGCCTCGCCGGCAGCGGCCGGCGCGTCGAAGACCGGCATCTCGGCCAGGTATTGCAGCTGCTTGAAGCGCTCCATGTAGGATTGCTCCATGGAGGCGCGGTATTTCTTGGACAGTTCGGGATGCATCTTTTCCAGGGCGGCGTAGCGGACTTCGCCGGCCAAAAAGCCCTGGAAGTCGCCGGCCGGGGCCTTGGAGTCGATGGTCAGCGGGTTCTTGCCCTCGGCCTTGGCGTCGGGGTTGTAGCGGAACAGCGGCCAATAGCCGGTTTCCACGGCCAGCTTGGCTTCTTCCATGGACTTGCCCATGCCCTTTCTAATGCCCTGGTTGATGCAGGGAGCGTAGGCGATGACGATGGACGGTCCCTTGTGGGCTTCGGCTTCGAGGAAGGCCTTGAGCGTCTGGTTCTTGTCCGCGCCCATGGCCACCGAGGCCACGTAGACGTAGCCGTAGGTCATGGCCATGCGGGCCAAGTCCTTTTTGCCGGTCATCTTGCCGGCCGAGGCGAACTTGGCGATGGCGCCCAGCGGGGTGGCCTTGGAGGCCTGGCCGCCGGTGTTGGAGTACACTTCGGTGTCCATGACCAGGATGTTGATGTCCTCGCCCGAGGCGATGACGTGGTCGAGGCCGCCGAAGCCGATGTCGTAGGCCCAACCGTCGCCGCCAAAGATCCACACGGACTTCTTGGTGAAGAGGTCGGCGTCGGCCAGGATGGACGCCTGGACCGGGTCGGCGGCGGAGAGCAGGGACTTCATCTGGTCGCCGTACTGGCGGGAGGCGGCGGCGTCGTCCTTGCCGGCCAGCCAGCCGGCCAGGGCGGCGCGCAGCGCGTCGGAGAGGCTGCCTTCCAGGGCGGCGGCCACCTTGTCGGCCAGCTTGTGACGACGCTGGACCAGGGCCATGTTGTAGCCGAAGCCGAACTCGGCGGCGTCCTCGAACAGGGAGTTGTTCCAGGCCGGGCCGTGGCCGTCGGCGTTGACGGCGTAGGGAGCGGTGGGAGCCGAGCCGCCCCAAATGGAGGAGCAACCCGTGGCGTTGGCCACCATCATGCGCTCGCCGTAAAGCTGGGTGAGGAGCTTGACGTAGGGGGTCTCGCCGCAACCGGCGCAAGCGCCCGAGAACTCCAGCAGCGGCTGGTAGAACTGGCTGCCCTTGAGGTTTTCGCGCTTGACCAGGGAACCCTTGTTCTTGAGCTTCATGGCGAAGCCGTGGTTGGGGACCTGCTCGGCGGCTTCGGTCTCCAGCGGCTTCATGACGAGCGCCTTCTGCTTGGCCGGGCAGACGTCGGCGCAGGAGCCGCAGCCCATGCAGTCCATGGGGAAGACCTGCATGCGGTAGGCCAGGCCCTTGAGCTCCTTGCCGGTGGCCGGCAGGGTGTCGAAGGACGCCGGCGCGCCGGCCATTTCGGCCTCATCGGCCAGGAAGGGCCGGATGGTGGCGTGGGGGCAGACGTAGGAGCACTGGTTGCACTGGATGCAGTTTTCCTTGATCCAGTGAGGGATGTTTATCGCCACACCGCGCTTTTCATACTGGGCGGTGGCCGTCGGGAAGGAGCCGTTTTCGGCAAAAGCCGAAACCGGCACCTCGTCGCCCTTCTGGGCCAGGATGGGGCGGATGACCTTGTTGAAGTACTCGGGTTCGTCGATGGCGGCGGCCGGGGCGTCGGCGACGCTGGCCCAGGCGGCCGGGACGGCGATCTCGACCAGACCTTCCATGGCCATGTCCACGGCGTCGATGTTCATCTTGACGATTTTTTCGCCCTTGTTGCCGTAGGTCTTCTTGATGGAGTCCTTCAGCAGGCTGATGGCTTCCTCGATGGGCAGCACGCCGGCCAGCTTGAAAAACGCCGTCTGCATGATCATGTTGATGCGCGCGCCCAGGCCGACTTTGGCGCCGATAGCCACGGCGTCGATGTTGTAGACCTTGATCTTCTTGGCCGCGATGGTGCGCAGCATATGGCCGGGAAGGTTTTTCTCCAACTCCTCGGCGGTGTTCCAGGAGGAGTTCAGCACGAAGGTGCCGCCGTCCTTGATGCCTTCCAGAATCTCGTAGGTGTTGACGTAGCTGGGCTTGTGGCAGGCGATGTAGTCGGCCGCGTCGACCAGGTAGGTGGACTGGATGGGCTTTTTGCCAAAGCGCAGGTGCGACACGGTGATGCCGCCGGACTTCTTGGAGTCGTAGGCAAAGTAGCCCTGGGCGTAGAGGTCGGTGTTGTCGCCGATGATCTTGATGGCCGACTTGTTGGCGCCGACGGTGCCGTCGGAGCCAAAGCCCCAGAACTTGCACTGCACGGTGCCTTCGGGGACCGTGGGCAGCACGCCGGCCGAGGGCAGGGACAGGCCGGACACGTCGTCGGTGATGCCGACCACGAAGTGGCGCTTGGGCGCGGCGGCGGCCATGTTGTCGTAGATGGCCTGGACCATGCCGGGGCGGAATTCCTTGGACCCCAGGCCATAGCGGCCGGTCATGAGCTTGGGGATGGAGCCGCCGCGTTCGACGTAGGCCGAGCAGATGTCTTCGTAGAGCGGCTCGCCGAGGCTGCCGGGCTCCTTGCAGCGGTCAAGGACGGTGACGACCTTGGCCGAGGCCGGCATGACCTTGAACAGATAGTCCGGGGCAAAGGGCCTAAACAGGCGGACCTTGACCAGGCCGACCTTTTCGCCCTTGGCGGTCAGGTAGTTGACCACTTCCTCGATGGTCTCGCAGCCCGAACCCATGGCCACGATGACGCGCTCGGCGTCGGGGGCGCCCACGTAGTCGAAGAGCTTGTAAGGGCGGCCGGTGACGGCGGCGACCTTTTCCATCTGGGCGGCCACGATGCCGGGCAGCACCTGATAGTAGGGGTTGGAGCGCTCGCGGCCCTGGAAGAATATGTCCGGGTTCTGGGCCGTGCCGCGCAGGTCCGGGTGCTCGGGGTTCATGGCCCGGGCGCGGAAGGCGGCGATTTTGTCGTGGGGAACCAGGGCCTTGATGTCCTCGTAGTCGATGACTTCGATCTTCTGGATCTCGTGGGAGGTGCGGAAGCCGTCGAAGAAGTGGACAAAGGGGACGCTCGATTCGATGGCCGAGAGGTGCGACACCAGGGCCAGGTCCATGCACTCCTGGACCGAGGCCGAGGCCAGCATGGCGAAACCGGTGGAGCGGGCGCTCATGACGTCGGAGTGGTCGCCGAAAATCGACAGGGCGTGGGTGGCGATGGCCCGGGCCGACACGTGGAAGACGCCGGGAAGCAGTTCGCCGGCGATCTTGAACATGTTGGGGATCATGAGCAGCAGGCCCTGGGAGGCGGTGAAGGTGGTGGTCAACGCGCCCGCGGCCAGGGAGCCGTGGACCGCGCCGGCGGCGCCGGCCTCGGACTGCATTTCGCGGATGGTGACGGTCTGGCCGAAGATGTTTTTAAGGCCTTTGGCCGCCCACTCGTCCGCGATCTCGCCCATGGTGGACGAGGGGGTGATGGGGTAAATGGCCGCCGTATCACTTAACGCGTAGGCGACGTGCGTGGTGGCGGTATTGCCGTCCATGCTCTTCATCTTCTTGGCCATGCTGCTGTCTCCTTAAAGGTTGTCGTTCGACCGAATGGGAGAAGGCCGGGTCGACCCTGCCGCATTCGCAAGTCGTGTGCCATCACGGCAAAAAGCAAGAATTCCGATGAATTGCCGACAAGATACAACCGCTCCGGGTCCAGGCGGGTCGCCGCATCCGGGAAATCGGATGGGGCTTCAGGGGCTAATAGCCTGAAATGTATGACTTCGTAAAGCGTTGCTCCAAAGGCGGTCAGTCTGGTTTTTCAGACACGATGTTTGAGTCTGGTTTTTCAGACTCAACGCCTCAGGCCGCGCCGCGCCGGGACAGGGGAGTTCAACCCCTTCCGTGCCACAGACAAGGGTTTTTGGCACGTAAAAAGGGCTGAAAATGACTTTGTTCCAAAAGTCCCAAGGAGGCGAGAAACTCTATTCAGACTTGTGTAGTCTGGAAAAGGGGACTCGGCTGCGCCACGGCGAACAATGGCAAGACGTTACGCCCAGGCGACGGCAGACCGCCGGATGAACCGGACGTCCGGGCGCGAGCCGGGCGTTTGGCAGGGGACGGCAAGAAATCGGATGACGGAATTCTGAAAACCGATTTTTGAGCAAAATTGTGCCCGATTTCTCAAGCTACTCCCCGGCCGCGTCCTGGTCGGGGACGGCCAGGACGTTTTTTTTGAGCAAGGCATAGAAGTGGGACCGCGACAGGCCGGATATTTCCACCATGGCGGCCACGTCGCGGCCGTGTTCGGCCAGCAGGCCTTCCAGATAGCGCCGCTCCATGGCTTCCTTGTATTCCTTGAGGGTGCGCCGGCCCACGGGCTCCACCGGCCGGCCAAACCCCGAGGCCAGGGGCGACACGGGCCTGTTGCAGGATTGCATCCCGCGCTCCAGGGTGGACTTGGTCACCTTGATGCGCACGTCCTGGGGCAGGTGCATGGAGTAGAGGGTTTTTTCCCGGCCCGAGGCCAAAAAGGCCCGCTCCACGACGTTTCGCAACTCGCGCACGTTGCCCGGCCAGTCGTAGGCTTCCAGGATGGCCATGAATTCGGCGTCGAAGCCTTTTTGGGGCAGGGCGTATTCGGCGGCCAGGGCGTCGGCGGCGGCCAGGGCCAGGGGTTTGATGTCTTCCACCCGGCAGCGCAGGGGCGGCAGGGCCAGTTCGATGGTCTTTAAGCGAAAGTAGAGGTCGCGTCGAAAGGTCCCGGCCTCGACCATGGCGGCCAGGTCGCGGTTGGTGGCGGCGATGAGGCGGAAATCGCTGCGCAGTTCCTCGATGCCCCCCACCGGCCGGAAGGTCTTTTCGTGGAGCACCCGCAGAAAGGTCTTTTGGAGAGACAGCGGCATCTCGCCCACTTCATCCAGAAACAGCGTCCCCCCGTCGGCCAGGCGCACCAACCCTACCCGGTCGGCGTCGGCTCCGGTGAAAGCGCCTTTCTTGTGGCCAAAAAGCGTGCTCTCGACCAGGGTTTCGGTGAGCGAAGCGCAGTCCACGGTGACGAAGGGCTTCTTGGCCCGGCCGCTGTTGGCGTGGATGAGGCGGGCGAAAAGCTCCTTGCCGGCCCCGGTCTCGCCAGTGACCAAAACGGCGGCGGAGGCGGCGGCGGCCCGGGCCACCTGGTCCAGACAGGGCTGCATGCGAGGGCTGGCGGCGATGCAGCCGGAAAGGCTCAAGGAAACCGGCGCGCCGTGGTCGCCCCGGCGCTCCTCGCGGTATTTGAGCGCCCGCTTGAGGGTCAGCATGATCTGCTTGATGGGCGAGGGCTTGACCAGATAGTCCCACACGCCTTCCTGGATGGCCAGTTCCGCGCCGTCGGGGTCGCCCATGCCGGTGAGGATGATGACTTCCGGCGCGTCGGGCAGGCGCTTGATGGCCGGCAGGGCGGCCAGGCCGTTGCCGTCGGGCAGGCGGACGTCCAGAAAGACCACGTCGAAGCTCTCGCGGGCGAGCAGTTCCATGCCGGCCTCCAGGCCGCCGGCGGCTTCGCTGGTCAGGCGCATCTTGCGCGTGAGGCTTATAATGGTGTCGCGGACCTCGGGATCGTCGTCAATGATGCAAACGGATTTCATGCGGCTATCGTCTGGGGTTTGGCGTCGAGCACCTCGCGGATGGCCGCCGAGATGATCGCCTGGTTGTAGGGCTTGAGCACGACCTTTTTGATGTTGCCGGCCAGTTCCCGGTCCTCGATGTCGCCCATGCGGCCCGAGACGAGGATGACGGGCAGGCGGGGGGCGATCTCGGCCACCTGTTTGGCCAGTTCCAGGCCGTTGGCGTCGGGCATGTCGTAATCGGTGATGACCACGTCGAAGGCGTCGGGAGCCTCGGCCAGGGCGGCCAGGGCCGGGGCCGCCCCGGGTTTGGCCGTGACCTCGTGGCCGAGTTGGGCCAGGACGCGCGGGATGGTCAGGAGCTGGTCCTCGTCATCCTCGACAAAAAGGATGCGGTCGCGGCCTCGGTTGGCGGCCGGACGCGGCGCGGCGGCCGGCGCGTCGCCCTCGTCGAGCAGCGGCAGGAAGATGTCAAAGACGGTGTGTTCGCCCGGGGCGCTCGTTACCCGCACGCCGCCTCGGTGGCTCTTGACGATGCCGCGCACCACGGCCAGCCCCAGGCCCGTGCCTTCGTTTTTCTGCTTGGTGGAGAAAAACGGATCAAAGATCTTGTCCACGATGTCGCCGGCAATGCCCGGGCCGGTGTCGGCCACGGTGATGCGGGCGCAACGTCCGGCCCGCGTTCCCACCTGCCCAGCCTGATCCTCGTCCAGGCTGTCCTCAGTCAGCCTCAGGGCCAGGACACCGCCAGTGGGACGCATGGCCTGGAAGGCGTTGGTGCACAGGTTCATGACGATCTGGTGGAGCTGGGTGGGGTCGGCCCGGCAGGCCACGGGCGCGTCAGGGGTTTCCACCACGATTTTGATGTTGCGCGGCAGCGAGGCCCGGATCAGCCCGGCCGCCTCGTTGACCACGTCGGCCACGTTGATGGGCGCGAACCCGGCCTGGGACGGGCGAGTGAAGGAGAGTATCTGCTTGACCAGCCGGCTGCCGCGCTCGCCGGCCTTGAGCACCCGGCGCAGGTCGTCTTCCATGGGATCGTCCGGGGCCATGTCCATGAGCGCCAGCTCGGTGGAATTGATGATGGAGGTGAGGATGTTGTTGAAGTCGTGGGCGATGCCGCC is from Solidesulfovibrio magneticus RS-1 and encodes:
- the acs gene encoding acetate--CoA ligase alpha subunit — its product is MSLKDNIHALFAPKTVAVIGASAAPGKVGHTVVANMLEAGYKGTLIPVNPKADEILGLPVTKKIEDLPEGLDMAVIVVPVAAVVPSMEALAKRKVRSAVIITAGFKEVGKEGYALEQRLIELCTEHEIAMVGPNCLGLISTHDNNNASFAAGYPEKGSIAFFSQSGALCTAILDWALGENVGFSKFVSLGNKAVINEGNMLEYLRTDPNTSVILGYIENVEHGADFIEQAAKVTQEKPVIMIKSGTTTAGAKAASSHTGAIAGSDQAYTAAFRKTGVIRANDMATLFDLAQAFSTQPLPEGPGLCIVTNSGGPGILAADATEKSSLNMARLSNSTIERMKEFLPPYASLYNPVDLIGDAPAERYRKTLEVVIDDPQVHSILVLLTPTASAEIIETAEAIIEVSKKTKKPIFVNYMGGQRTRPGQKMLTDAGIPCSIYPEPLIKSIETMYNYYLWRQTPAQEYPEVRRNRQKARLVINEARSKGATEVVEFQAQEVLRAYNLPTPNTGLARSSDEAVAAADKIGYPVVLKIASPQISHKSDVGGVKVNLADAEAVRNAFFDITARAQRMRPEAYIAGCLVQEMAPKGCKEIIIGFKRDDQFGPLLMFGLGGIYVEILKDIAFRLAPLGRDDAKGIIREIKSYMLLKGVRGEQPVNFQAIEDILITMSELALDFPEIVEAEFNPVLVNAEKAVVADVRITLSA
- a CDS encoding (Fe-S)-binding protein: MSEMRQLVGLLKQIDDQLVACMRCGMCQAVCPIYAETGLEGHVARGKIALLECLADEVIKDPAGVKERLDACLLCGSCQANCPSGVKALDIFLKARAFLTGYYGLPPVKRAIFRGLLQNPKLFDTVLGVASKFQGLFTKPVNDMLGSSCARVFSDLIGGRHFAPLADKPLHDVATQRDTPRGHSGLKIAFFYGCVVDKMFPRIGEAVLKVCDHHGVGVFMPHAQACCGIPALSSGDRETFEKLVALNMKVFAESDFDVLVTPCATCTSTIKKIWPLMAEDLPATTRYQVKELSAKVKDISAFLIQDVGVTPADVAVSGEPVTVTYHDPCHLKKSLGVSAEPRALIGCNPRYKLQEMDGADSCCGSGGSFTLQHYDLSKRIGKRKRDNIVATGATVAATSCPACMLQIGDMLSQAGDTLAIRHPVEIYAETLAGR
- the nifJ gene encoding pyruvate:ferredoxin (flavodoxin) oxidoreductase, producing MAKKMKSMDGNTATTHVAYALSDTAAIYPITPSSTMGEIADEWAAKGLKNIFGQTVTIREMQSEAGAAGAVHGSLAAGALTTTFTASQGLLLMIPNMFKIAGELLPGVFHVSARAIATHALSIFGDHSDVMSARSTGFAMLASASVQECMDLALVSHLSAIESSVPFVHFFDGFRTSHEIQKIEVIDYEDIKALVPHDKIAAFRARAMNPEHPDLRGTAQNPDIFFQGRERSNPYYQVLPGIVAAQMEKVAAVTGRPYKLFDYVGAPDAERVIVAMGSGCETIEEVVNYLTAKGEKVGLVKVRLFRPFAPDYLFKVMPASAKVVTVLDRCKEPGSLGEPLYEDICSAYVERGGSIPKLMTGRYGLGSKEFRPGMVQAIYDNMAAAAPKRHFVVGITDDVSGLSLPSAGVLPTVPEGTVQCKFWGFGSDGTVGANKSAIKIIGDNTDLYAQGYFAYDSKKSGGITVSHLRFGKKPIQSTYLVDAADYIACHKPSYVNTYEILEGIKDGGTFVLNSSWNTAEELEKNLPGHMLRTIAAKKIKVYNIDAVAIGAKVGLGARINMIMQTAFFKLAGVLPIEEAISLLKDSIKKTYGNKGEKIVKMNIDAVDMAMEGLVEIAVPAAWASVADAPAAAIDEPEYFNKVIRPILAQKGDEVPVSAFAENGSFPTATAQYEKRGVAINIPHWIKENCIQCNQCSYVCPHATIRPFLADEAEMAGAPASFDTLPATGKELKGLAYRMQVFPMDCMGCGSCADVCPAKQKALVMKPLETEAAEQVPNHGFAMKLKNKGSLVKRENLKGSQFYQPLLEFSGACAGCGETPYVKLLTQLYGERMMVANATGCSSIWGGSAPTAPYAVNADGHGPAWNNSLFEDAAEFGFGYNMALVQRRHKLADKVAAALEGSLSDALRAALAGWLAGKDDAAASRQYGDQMKSLLSAADPVQASILADADLFTKKSVWIFGGDGWAYDIGFGGLDHVIASGEDINILVMDTEVYSNTGGQASKATPLGAIAKFASAGKMTGKKDLARMAMTYGYVYVASVAMGADKNQTLKAFLEAEAHKGPSIVIAYAPCINQGIRKGMGKSMEEAKLAVETGYWPLFRYNPDAKAEGKNPLTIDSKAPAGDFQGFLAGEVRYAALEKMHPELSKKYRASMEQSYMERFKQLQYLAEMPVFDAPAAAGEAAHGDDPAFCAAASTAEHARPGNGDPCDEGRSGK
- a CDS encoding sigma-54-dependent transcriptional regulator translates to MKSVCIIDDDPEVRDTIISLTRKMRLTSEAAGGLEAGMELLARESFDVVFLDVRLPDGNGLAALPAIKRLPDAPEVIILTGMGDPDGAELAIQEGVWDYLVKPSPIKQIMLTLKRALKYREERRGDHGAPVSLSLSGCIAASPRMQPCLDQVARAAAASAAVLVTGETGAGKELFARLIHANSGRAKKPFVTVDCASLTETLVESTLFGHKKGAFTGADADRVGLVRLADGGTLFLDEVGEMPLSLQKTFLRVLHEKTFRPVGGIEELRSDFRLIAATNRDLAAMVEAGTFRRDLYFRLKTIELALPPLRCRVEDIKPLALAAADALAAEYALPQKGFDAEFMAILEAYDWPGNVRELRNVVERAFLASGREKTLYSMHLPQDVRIKVTKSTLERGMQSCNRPVSPLASGFGRPVEPVGRRTLKEYKEAMERRYLEGLLAEHGRDVAAMVEISGLSRSHFYALLKKNVLAVPDQDAAGE
- a CDS encoding FAD-binding oxidoreductase, which codes for MSNHLSQKFEEIVGTGNVLASEVDRHNYAYDAAVLPPQLPALAVRPETPEALGRVVKTCNELGLPLTVRGSGTNLSGGTIPSEGGVVVLTGALNKIIEINEADMYAVVQTGVVTAKFAAEVAKRGLFYPPDPGSQAVSTMGGNVAENAGGLRGLKYGVTKDYVMGMSFYDVDGELVKTGSRTVKCVTGMNLHGLMVGSEGTLGVFNEIILKLVPPPKASKAMMAIFDDLGKASETVAAIIAAKIVPATLEYMDDFTIKTVEDFAHAGLPTDAKALLLIEVDGHPAQVEDEAAEVEAICKRIGATRIQVAKDAVERNKVWEARRAALSALARVRPTTVLEDATVPRSKIPAMVGALEKIAEKYKLTIGTFGHAGDGNLHPTILTDKRDHAEFTRVEAAIDEIFDVALSLGGTLSGEHGIGMAKSKYMVKEVGQGSIMYAKRLKAAMDPKNILNPGKITGA